Proteins encoded by one window of Quadrisphaera setariae:
- a CDS encoding GntP family transporter: MTPARPQETSVLLAADPVAPEVALSTPLLLGIAAAGIAALLVLIIRFKVPAFLALLVVSVLVAISARLPLADVFTVVATGVGATMGKVALLIALGAVLGRLIETSGGVQSLADRLTSALGPQRTAIALTAVAFLVAVPVFFEVAVIVLVPVVYAFAKVLGFQPIRFGLPMAGIALSVHVVVPPHPGIVAGAGVFGADIGLVLLISLLACLPLAVIAHLLGRRMTRHPLAVSEAVARQVEEFGRDGLDGGSAGAPGGSGGGGAGTTTAVAERVQAPPSAGLIAFLVAAPIAQILLGTALTLTLGEDHPLYGAAAFVGTPVFALLVAVGIAYFAIPVRRRWSLERTGDVMEGALPPIAAILLVVAAGGVFGEVLRATGIGAALSGVLDTLGLPVIVLAFVITLALRAAQGSATVAIVTTTGLLVESVTAGGYSPLQVALLTVAVGFGSLGLSHVTDAGFWTVTRYFGLSVADGLRTWTVLTTVLGLAGFALVWAGWELTGA; encoded by the coding sequence ATGACGCCTGCCCGCCCCCAGGAGACCTCCGTGCTGCTCGCCGCAGACCCCGTCGCGCCCGAGGTGGCGCTGTCCACGCCGCTGCTGCTCGGCATCGCCGCCGCCGGCATCGCCGCGCTGCTCGTCCTCATCATCAGGTTCAAGGTCCCCGCGTTCCTCGCGCTGCTCGTGGTGAGCGTGCTCGTGGCGATCTCGGCACGGCTGCCGCTGGCGGACGTCTTCACGGTGGTGGCCACCGGTGTCGGCGCCACCATGGGCAAGGTCGCGCTGCTCATCGCCCTCGGCGCAGTGCTCGGCCGCCTCATCGAGACCTCCGGCGGCGTGCAGAGCCTCGCCGACAGGCTCACCTCCGCCCTCGGGCCGCAGCGCACGGCCATCGCGCTGACAGCGGTGGCGTTCCTCGTGGCGGTGCCGGTGTTCTTCGAGGTCGCCGTGATCGTGCTGGTCCCGGTGGTCTACGCCTTCGCCAAGGTGCTCGGCTTCCAGCCGATCCGCTTCGGGCTGCCGATGGCGGGCATCGCGCTCTCGGTGCACGTCGTCGTGCCGCCGCACCCGGGCATCGTCGCGGGCGCCGGCGTCTTCGGCGCCGACATCGGCCTCGTGCTGCTCATCAGCCTCCTCGCCTGCCTGCCGCTGGCGGTCATCGCGCACCTCCTGGGCCGCCGCATGACCCGCCACCCCCTGGCGGTGAGCGAGGCCGTGGCGCGCCAGGTGGAGGAGTTCGGCCGCGACGGCCTCGACGGGGGCTCCGCCGGTGCGCCGGGCGGCTCGGGCGGGGGTGGCGCGGGGACGACGACGGCGGTCGCCGAGCGCGTCCAGGCGCCGCCGAGCGCGGGCCTCATCGCCTTCCTCGTGGCGGCGCCCATCGCGCAGATCCTGCTGGGCACCGCCCTCACGCTCACCCTCGGCGAGGACCACCCCCTCTACGGGGCCGCCGCCTTCGTCGGCACGCCCGTCTTCGCGCTGCTCGTCGCCGTCGGCATCGCCTACTTCGCCATCCCGGTGCGCCGGCGATGGTCGCTGGAGCGCACCGGTGACGTGATGGAGGGAGCGCTGCCGCCGATCGCGGCGATCCTCCTCGTCGTGGCGGCCGGAGGCGTGTTCGGCGAGGTGCTGCGCGCCACCGGCATCGGCGCGGCGCTCTCCGGGGTGCTCGACACCCTCGGCCTGCCGGTCATCGTGCTGGCCTTCGTCATCACCCTCGCGCTGCGCGCCGCGCAGGGCTCCGCGACCGTCGCCATCGTCACCACCACGGGGCTCCTGGTCGAGTCCGTCACCGCCGGCGGGTACTCGCCGCTGCAGGTCGCGCTGCTCACCGTGGCCGTCGGGTTCGGCTCGCTGGGCCTGAGCCACGTCACCGACGCCGGCTTCTGGACGGTGACCCGGTACTTCGGCCTGTCCGTGGCCGACGGGCTGCGCACCTGGACCGTGCTCACCACCGTGCTGGGGCTGGCCGGCTTCGCGCTGGTCTGGGCCGGGTGGGAGCTCACGGGCGCCTGA
- a CDS encoding M48 family metalloprotease, with the protein MTAFALGLLGLVLSLVVPAPLARARWTAATPTASVVLWQAVVAASVLSAVAVVLIAPEEISGALSAGPTAAAWGLFGALAVALLIVARLVVSLVGVMRRSAARRARHRELLDLLDDAERSAALAGDLAGDDPDDDGQRAAAVRGQLRVLGAPLPLAYGLPGRSPRVVVSDGALRLLDTAQLRAVLAHEQAHLDARHDVVLESFAAFHRAVPRPLRNERALGAVELLLEAAADDAARRRCGDAPLRSALELLGTAVDPGVGALAAAGTEAERTADDRAVAAQRAQRLDRLQRPLPRRWRSAGVLALAAGVLVLPPVVLVAPWLTDALVTLPLLRP; encoded by the coding sequence ATGACCGCCTTCGCACTGGGCCTGCTCGGCCTGGTGCTGTCCCTCGTGGTGCCGGCGCCGCTGGCGAGGGCCCGGTGGACGGCGGCCACCCCCACGGCCTCGGTGGTGCTGTGGCAGGCGGTGGTGGCGGCGTCGGTGCTGAGCGCGGTCGCCGTCGTCCTCATCGCCCCGGAGGAGATCAGCGGGGCGCTCAGCGCCGGCCCCACCGCCGCGGCGTGGGGGCTGTTCGGCGCGCTGGCGGTGGCGCTGCTCATCGTCGCGCGGCTGGTGGTGAGCCTGGTGGGGGTCATGCGGCGCTCCGCGGCGCGGCGCGCGCGGCACCGCGAGCTGCTGGACCTCCTCGACGACGCCGAGCGCAGCGCCGCCCTGGCCGGCGACCTCGCCGGTGACGACCCCGATGACGACGGCCAGCGCGCGGCGGCCGTGCGCGGCCAGCTGCGCGTGCTGGGCGCCCCCCTGCCGCTGGCGTACGGGCTGCCCGGTCGCAGCCCCCGCGTGGTGGTGAGCGACGGCGCGCTGCGGCTGCTCGACACCGCGCAGCTGCGGGCGGTGCTCGCGCACGAGCAGGCCCACCTCGACGCCCGCCACGACGTGGTGCTGGAGTCGTTCGCGGCGTTCCACCGCGCGGTGCCGCGGCCCCTGCGCAACGAGCGCGCGCTCGGCGCGGTGGAGCTGCTGCTGGAGGCCGCCGCCGACGACGCCGCCCGTCGCCGCTGCGGCGACGCCCCCCTGCGCTCGGCGCTGGAGCTGCTGGGGACCGCGGTCGACCCGGGTGTCGGGGCGCTGGCCGCCGCCGGCACCGAGGCCGAGCGGACCGCCGACGACCGCGCCGTCGCCGCGCAGCGCGCTCAGCGCCTCGACCGGCTGCAGCGGCCGCTGCCGAGGCGGTGGCGCTCGGCCGGCGTGCTGGCGCTGGCCGCCGGGGTGCTCGTGCTCCCCCCGGTGGTGCTCGTGGCGCCCTGGCTCACCGACGCGCTCGTGACCCTCCCCCTCCTCCGCCCGTGA
- a CDS encoding cytochrome ubiquinol oxidase subunit I, producing MDVVDITRLQFAVVTIYHYLFVPLSISLASLTAGLQTASVLTRDPERAQRLRRSTLLVGKLLLVTFAVGVVTGLVQEFQFGMGWSAFARFYGDVFGPTLAIEGMLAFFLEATFLGLWFFGWDRLPRLVHLATIWVVAIGTLISAYVILGANSFMQHPVAYQLDPSTGRAHLSSFTELMTNPVLFATFPHTIAGAAMLGGALLLSVGSWRRWIGPAPAGAAGSPEARAVDPDQRAFAGIARLGAWTTVAGGLATALTGDTLGKVMTSVQPMKMAAAEALYTTTTGAPFSLLTIGNLDGSRPIFSLDLPYLLSFLATGEFHSTVQGIDDLQAQYSQQFGPGDYAPVIPLAYWSFRAMITIGLLAALVAGVYLWLTRKGLDPREPRASALPFMSQRLFPRPLVQLSLRMLPTLPLLPAAAGTAGWVFTETARQPWLAFGLTLTKDGVSPGLTAGEAWLSLAAFTAVYGVLAVVWLRLVKHLVAQDLTDPPVRPAPPASTGDDDEGASEASPAAPRAAVPSY from the coding sequence GTGGACGTCGTGGACATCACCCGCCTCCAGTTCGCCGTCGTGACGATCTACCACTACCTGTTCGTACCGCTGTCGATCAGCCTGGCGAGCCTCACCGCCGGGCTGCAGACCGCCTCGGTGCTCACCAGGGACCCCGAGCGCGCCCAGCGCCTTCGCCGCTCCACCCTGCTGGTGGGCAAGCTGCTGCTCGTCACCTTCGCCGTGGGCGTGGTGACCGGCCTGGTGCAGGAGTTCCAGTTCGGCATGGGCTGGAGCGCCTTCGCCCGGTTCTACGGCGACGTCTTCGGCCCCACCCTCGCCATCGAGGGCATGCTCGCCTTCTTCCTGGAGGCGACCTTCCTGGGCCTGTGGTTCTTCGGGTGGGACCGCCTGCCCCGCCTCGTGCACCTGGCGACCATCTGGGTGGTCGCGATCGGCACGCTCATCAGCGCCTACGTCATCCTCGGCGCCAACTCCTTCATGCAGCACCCGGTGGCCTACCAGCTCGACCCGTCCACGGGCCGCGCCCACCTGTCGAGCTTCACCGAGCTCATGACCAACCCGGTGCTCTTCGCGACCTTCCCCCACACCATCGCCGGCGCGGCGATGCTCGGCGGCGCGCTGCTGCTGTCCGTCGGCTCGTGGCGCCGCTGGATCGGTCCCGCCCCCGCCGGTGCGGCCGGGTCTCCCGAGGCCCGTGCCGTCGACCCCGACCAGCGCGCCTTCGCCGGCATCGCCCGCCTCGGCGCCTGGACCACCGTGGCGGGCGGCCTGGCCACCGCCCTCACCGGCGACACCCTCGGCAAGGTCATGACGTCGGTGCAGCCCATGAAGATGGCCGCCGCCGAGGCGCTGTACACGACGACGACGGGCGCACCCTTCAGCCTGCTCACCATCGGCAACCTCGACGGCTCCCGCCCGATCTTCAGCCTCGACCTGCCGTACCTGCTGTCGTTCCTGGCCACCGGTGAGTTCCACTCCACCGTCCAGGGCATCGACGACCTGCAGGCCCAGTACTCCCAGCAGTTCGGCCCCGGCGACTACGCGCCGGTCATCCCGCTGGCCTACTGGTCCTTCAGGGCGATGATCACCATCGGGCTGCTCGCCGCGCTCGTCGCCGGCGTCTACCTGTGGCTGACCCGCAAGGGCCTCGACCCCCGCGAGCCCAGGGCCAGCGCCCTGCCGTTCATGAGCCAGCGCCTCTTCCCGCGCCCGCTCGTGCAGCTGTCGCTGCGCATGCTGCCCACGCTGCCGCTGCTGCCCGCCGCCGCCGGCACCGCCGGCTGGGTGTTCACCGAGACCGCTCGCCAGCCCTGGCTCGCGTTCGGGCTGACCCTCACCAAGGACGGGGTCTCCCCGGGCCTCACCGCCGGCGAGGCGTGGCTGAGCCTCGCGGCGTTCACCGCGGTCTACGGCGTGCTCGCCGTCGTGTGGCTGCGGCTGGTGAAGCACCTGGTCGCCCAGGACCTCACCGACCCGCCCGTGCGCCCGGCCCCGCCGGCTTCCACGGGCGACGACGACGAGGGCGCGTCCGAGGCCTCCCCGGCTGCGCCGCGCGCCGCCGTGCCCAGCTACTGA
- a CDS encoding FadR/GntR family transcriptional regulator, protein MARESLVDVVVAALLERIADGRTPPGELLPPEAELAEENEVSRLTLREALKVLQTQGVVEVERGRGTRVLPAAQWTSIRAVAHVHDRSGGADAPLHLLQLRRMVETGAAELAAAHRTEADLADLARHLDAMRAAHERGDVAAFVAADIAFHDVVLHASGNPFVAVLLGPLSAVLRARRHETSRHEPVQAHAIAEHAGVLDALRSGDPAASRAAMESHMDQTLRDLQHYVLS, encoded by the coding sequence TTGGCGCGCGAGTCCCTGGTCGACGTCGTGGTCGCCGCCCTCCTCGAGCGCATCGCCGACGGGCGCACGCCCCCCGGTGAGCTTCTCCCGCCCGAGGCGGAGCTCGCCGAGGAGAACGAGGTCAGCCGCCTCACCCTCCGCGAGGCGCTCAAGGTGCTGCAGACGCAGGGCGTGGTGGAGGTGGAGCGGGGCCGCGGCACCCGCGTGCTCCCGGCGGCGCAGTGGACGTCCATCCGCGCCGTCGCCCACGTGCACGACCGCAGCGGCGGTGCCGACGCCCCGCTGCACCTGCTGCAGCTGCGCCGCATGGTCGAGACGGGGGCGGCCGAGCTCGCCGCGGCCCACCGCACCGAGGCCGACCTCGCCGACCTCGCGCGGCACCTCGACGCCATGCGGGCCGCGCACGAGCGCGGCGACGTCGCGGCGTTCGTCGCCGCCGACATCGCCTTCCACGACGTCGTGCTCCACGCCTCGGGCAACCCGTTCGTCGCCGTGCTGCTCGGCCCGCTCTCAGCGGTGCTGCGCGCCCGGCGCCACGAGACGTCGCGGCACGAGCCGGTGCAGGCCCACGCCATCGCCGAGCACGCGGGGGTGCTGGACGCGCTGCGCAGCGGCGACCCGGCGGCGTCGAGGGCGGCGATGGAGTCGCACATGGACCAGACGCTGAGGGACCTGCAGCACTACGTGCTCAGCTGA
- a CDS encoding BlaI/MecI/CopY family transcriptional regulator: MARLWASTEPLTVRQVHEELRTSGDDLAYTTVMTVLDRLAKKGVVRQERDGRAFRYSPAQSREELTAALMLEALGSAPDPSARDAALVHFVGRVGPQGVAALRAALDAAG; this comes from the coding sequence ATGGCCCGGCTGTGGGCGTCGACCGAGCCGCTGACGGTCCGGCAGGTGCACGAGGAGCTGCGCACCAGCGGTGACGACCTCGCCTACACGACCGTCATGACGGTGCTCGACAGGCTCGCCAAGAAGGGCGTGGTGCGCCAGGAGCGCGACGGCCGCGCCTTCCGCTACTCCCCCGCCCAGAGCCGCGAGGAGCTGACCGCCGCCCTCATGCTCGAGGCGCTCGGCTCCGCCCCCGACCCCTCCGCGCGCGACGCTGCGCTGGTGCACTTCGTGGGGCGCGTCGGCCCGCAGGGGGTCGCCGCGCTGCGCGCCGCCCTCGACGCCGCCGGCTGA